AGGCGCGCGCCACATAATCAGGATTGAGGTGATTGCCGGCACCGGGTTCAAAATCAGTGGCAAGCGGCTTGGCTAAGGCAGCGGCAAATGCCAGAGAAGTCAGTATCAGAGCAATGACTGACCTTCCGGCCAGCGCCATTGCGCCCACAAGCAAGACAGAGGGGCGCCACATGCGGCAGTTCCATGCAGTCTTCACACTACATCCTTTTGTACTATTCCTTTTGGCATATGCTGAAAGCTTAGCATGTCCCATCGGAGCAGCGCGCTATCCCGACCGCCCGGGGCTGTGGCATCGGGGTGACGCCATGCTGAAGGCTGTGACATAATCGCCGCAATTGGATTTGGCCGCCAACGGGGCAACAACCGGCCCCCGGTCGGCGTCGTGCGGCCCCGAAACAAGGATATTCAGCCATGGATGAGCAGTATCAATATCAGCAAAGGGACGTGCCCCCACGCCCCCACAAAGCCTTCCGACTCGGGGAAGGGAAAATCAGCGGCTTTGCCAGCGTATGTTTAGGGGCGCTCAGCCTATTAGCCGTGCTGGCCTATCTTTATCCCTCTTATCTCACCACCACAGAACTCAGGGCAGTTTACGACGCCAAAGAACTTCAGCAAGTGCTGAAATACGGCATGTATTTTTCGCTCTTTTTTGGATTGCTGACTTTTGTGCTGGGTGGCTATCGCCGGCTGGGATTAACCGGTATCGGCCTCACAAGTACTGCGTTTTTGCTGGGTGGCTGGCAAATTCCTGTGGGCCCCGTTGCGCCCAAAGCGCTCTCACTCGGTGTGGATTGGCTCATCCTGGCGTTTTTGGGGTCGGTGTTTATTTTTATGACCCTGGAGAAACTGCTGCCAAGGTATAAAGATCAGGTGATTTTGCGCCCCGGATGGGGGCTGGATCTCTGGTATTTCGTATTCAACCATTTGGCGATTTCCGCCATCCTGCTGTACGCGAACTACCATGTTAGCCACTTCCACTGGGCGGTCAGCGACGAGGTACAGGCCTGGGTTCAGGCATTGCCACTGTGGGTGCAGGTGGTGGCCATTATCCTCGCGGCCGATTTTGTCCTCTACTGGGAACATCGTCTGTTTCACGAAGTCGGCTTTTTGTGGCCCATTCATGCGGTGCATCACTCGGTGGAAGATTTAGACTGGCTCGCGGGCTCCCGAGGTCACTTTATTCAGATGTTCTCCGAACGTGCCATGGTGATGGTGCCCCTTTATCTCCTTGGGCCTGACAAGGCCGCGCTCGACATC
This portion of the Shewanella amazonensis SB2B genome encodes:
- a CDS encoding sterol desaturase family protein, producing MDEQYQYQQRDVPPRPHKAFRLGEGKISGFASVCLGALSLLAVLAYLYPSYLTTTELRAVYDAKELQQVLKYGMYFSLFFGLLTFVLGGYRRLGLTGIGLTSTAFLLGGWQIPVGPVAPKALSLGVDWLILAFLGSVFIFMTLEKLLPRYKDQVILRPGWGLDLWYFVFNHLAISAILLYANYHVSHFHWAVSDEVQAWVQALPLWVQVVAIILAADFVLYWEHRLFHEVGFLWPIHAVHHSVEDLDWLAGSRGHFIQMFSERAMVMVPLYLLGPDKAALDIYVAFAALQAVLIHCNTRLHFGPIKYLLVTPWFHHWHHSSEKPAIDTNYGAHTPIYDWLFGTLHVPSQHWPAHYGTTKPLPRTFMGQLSYPFACWLARRKTKGAD